A stretch of Glandiceps talaboti chromosome 18, keGlaTala1.1, whole genome shotgun sequence DNA encodes these proteins:
- the LOC144449139 gene encoding T-box transcription factor TBX20-like isoform X2, giving the protein MDVHSLDPSNPLSPRANAFSIASLISPASRRALNDSPLCNGTSKSSGSFNEDSADDSWGTTTPVLVANKGMEVSYHNGKCGSESEESYTENSSDKFVNSPQNDERREREDSGDNLDGHDDGDAEKDILSKTKIDTRPLSDKVRYVEVQLEMKALWDEFHSLGTEMIVTKSGRRMFPTFQVKLRGMDPMAEYILMMDFVPVDNKRYRYAFHSSSWLVAGQGDPEMPGRIHVHPDSPARGSIWMKQIVSFDKLKLTNNLLDDNGHIILNSMHRYQPRFHVVHVNGRKDPENALEKEFQTFLFRETQFTAVTAYQNHRITQLKIASNPFAKGFRDSDPDDCLVEILPHGQPTGRPRNHHRPSSLQIVGVARKRSDCGAQEQDRTEEDRIASNISTISGMSPTSRAIMGNHTNHRLNASPPSSSFSTAPMQQPPPMPISGDFTSGLNMQISPNNSCVEQGFTPYRHDNQCNFGPLSSCYLRTPANHRTTPYPQNISEYRNNPYRSTPYNGLGYFGQTQSLEYGTR; this is encoded by the exons ATGGACGTGCATAGTCTGGATCCATCCAACCCCTTGTCTCCACGGGCAAACGCTTTCAGTATTGCATCTCTCATCTCACCAGCTTCGCGACGTGCACTCAACGATTCTCCTCTGTGTAACGGTACCAGCAAGTCCAGTGGCTCTTTTAACGAAGACTCGGCCGACGACTCGTGGGGAACTACTACGCCGGTGTTAGTAGCTAACAAAGGCATGGAAG tgtcat ATCACAATGGTAAATGTGGTTCGGAAAGCGAGGAAAGTTACACCGAAAATTCCTCCGATAAATTCGTGAACAGTCCCCAAAATGATGAACGGAGGGAGAGAGAGGACTCCGGTGACAACCTCGATGGCCACGATGACGGTGACGCCGAGAAAGATATACTCAGTAAAACGAAAATCGATACGAGACCGTTGAGCGACAAAGTTCGGTACGTTGAAGTGCAGCTCGAAATGAAGGCACTATGGGATGAATTCCACTCGCTTGGAACGGAGATGATTGTTACAAAAAGCGGCAG ACGAATGTTTCCAACTTTTCAAGTGAAACTGCGGGGAATGGACCCCATGGCTGAATACATACTTATGATGGACTTTGTACCA GTCGACAACAAGAGGTATCGTTACGCCTTCCACAGCTCTAGTTGGTTGGTTGCTGGGCAGGGAGATCCTGAAATGCCGGGCCGTATTCACGTCCATCCAGACTCACCGGCTAGAGGTTCAATATGGATGAAACAAATCGTCTCTTTCGATAAACTAAAACTCACCAACAATTTACTGGACGACAATGGACAT ATAATCCTAAACTCCATGCATCGTTACCAGCCGAGGTTTCACGTGGTTCATGTGAATGGTAGGAAAGATCCAGAGAATGCATTGGAGAAAGAGTTTCAAACGTTTTTATTCAGAGAGACACAATTTACGGCAGTGACTGCTTACCAGAACCATAGG ATAACACAATTGAAAATCGCCAGTAATCCATTTGCCAAAGGATTCCGAGACAGCGATCCGGACGACTG tttAGTTGAAATTCTACCCCACGGCCAACCCACCGGACGACCACGCAATCATCACCGCCCAAGTTCATTACAGATCGTCGGCGTTGCTCGTAAAAGATCAGACTGTGGTGCTCAAGAGCAAG ACAGAACAGAAGAAGATAGAATTGCTTCTAACATATCAACAATATCTGGCATGTCTCCAACGTCGAGAGCAATAATGGGTAACCATACCAACCACCGTCTGAACGCCAGCCCTCCATCTTCATCTTTCTCAACGGCCCCAATGCAACAGCCACCGCCAATGCCAATAAGTGGCGATTTCACCAGTGGACTCAACATGCAAATTAGCCCAAATAACTCATGTGTTGAGCAAGGCTTTACGCCATATCGCCATGACAACCAATGTAATTTCGGACCCCTTTCGAGTTGTTACCTGAGAACGCCGGCAAATCATCGGACGACGCCATACCCACAGAATATCTCGGAGTACCGGAATAATCCGTACAGAAGTACACCGTATAACGGTCTTGGTTATTTTGGACAAACACAGTCACTGGAGTATGGAACACGATGA
- the LOC144449139 gene encoding T-box transcription factor TBX20-like isoform X1, whose protein sequence is MDVHSLDPSNPLSPRANAFSIASLISPASRRALNDSPLCNGTSKSSGSFNEDSADDSWGTTTPVLVANKGMEDHNGKCGSESEESYTENSSDKFVNSPQNDERREREDSGDNLDGHDDGDAEKDILSKTKIDTRPLSDKVRYVEVQLEMKALWDEFHSLGTEMIVTKSGRRMFPTFQVKLRGMDPMAEYILMMDFVPVDNKRYRYAFHSSSWLVAGQGDPEMPGRIHVHPDSPARGSIWMKQIVSFDKLKLTNNLLDDNGHIILNSMHRYQPRFHVVHVNGRKDPENALEKEFQTFLFRETQFTAVTAYQNHRITQLKIASNPFAKGFRDSDPDDCLVEILPHGQPTGRPRNHHRPSSLQIVGVARKRSDCGAQEQDRTEEDRIASNISTISGMSPTSRAIMGNHTNHRLNASPPSSSFSTAPMQQPPPMPISGDFTSGLNMQISPNNSCVEQGFTPYRHDNQCNFGPLSSCYLRTPANHRTTPYPQNISEYRNNPYRSTPYNGLGYFGQTQSLEYGTR, encoded by the exons ATGGACGTGCATAGTCTGGATCCATCCAACCCCTTGTCTCCACGGGCAAACGCTTTCAGTATTGCATCTCTCATCTCACCAGCTTCGCGACGTGCACTCAACGATTCTCCTCTGTGTAACGGTACCAGCAAGTCCAGTGGCTCTTTTAACGAAGACTCGGCCGACGACTCGTGGGGAACTACTACGCCGGTGTTAGTAGCTAACAAAGGCATGGAAG ATCACAATGGTAAATGTGGTTCGGAAAGCGAGGAAAGTTACACCGAAAATTCCTCCGATAAATTCGTGAACAGTCCCCAAAATGATGAACGGAGGGAGAGAGAGGACTCCGGTGACAACCTCGATGGCCACGATGACGGTGACGCCGAGAAAGATATACTCAGTAAAACGAAAATCGATACGAGACCGTTGAGCGACAAAGTTCGGTACGTTGAAGTGCAGCTCGAAATGAAGGCACTATGGGATGAATTCCACTCGCTTGGAACGGAGATGATTGTTACAAAAAGCGGCAG ACGAATGTTTCCAACTTTTCAAGTGAAACTGCGGGGAATGGACCCCATGGCTGAATACATACTTATGATGGACTTTGTACCA GTCGACAACAAGAGGTATCGTTACGCCTTCCACAGCTCTAGTTGGTTGGTTGCTGGGCAGGGAGATCCTGAAATGCCGGGCCGTATTCACGTCCATCCAGACTCACCGGCTAGAGGTTCAATATGGATGAAACAAATCGTCTCTTTCGATAAACTAAAACTCACCAACAATTTACTGGACGACAATGGACAT ATAATCCTAAACTCCATGCATCGTTACCAGCCGAGGTTTCACGTGGTTCATGTGAATGGTAGGAAAGATCCAGAGAATGCATTGGAGAAAGAGTTTCAAACGTTTTTATTCAGAGAGACACAATTTACGGCAGTGACTGCTTACCAGAACCATAGG ATAACACAATTGAAAATCGCCAGTAATCCATTTGCCAAAGGATTCCGAGACAGCGATCCGGACGACTG tttAGTTGAAATTCTACCCCACGGCCAACCCACCGGACGACCACGCAATCATCACCGCCCAAGTTCATTACAGATCGTCGGCGTTGCTCGTAAAAGATCAGACTGTGGTGCTCAAGAGCAAG ACAGAACAGAAGAAGATAGAATTGCTTCTAACATATCAACAATATCTGGCATGTCTCCAACGTCGAGAGCAATAATGGGTAACCATACCAACCACCGTCTGAACGCCAGCCCTCCATCTTCATCTTTCTCAACGGCCCCAATGCAACAGCCACCGCCAATGCCAATAAGTGGCGATTTCACCAGTGGACTCAACATGCAAATTAGCCCAAATAACTCATGTGTTGAGCAAGGCTTTACGCCATATCGCCATGACAACCAATGTAATTTCGGACCCCTTTCGAGTTGTTACCTGAGAACGCCGGCAAATCATCGGACGACGCCATACCCACAGAATATCTCGGAGTACCGGAATAATCCGTACAGAAGTACACCGTATAACGGTCTTGGTTATTTTGGACAAACACAGTCACTGGAGTATGGAACACGATGA